In Triticum aestivum cultivar Chinese Spring chromosome 5B, IWGSC CS RefSeq v2.1, whole genome shotgun sequence, the following proteins share a genomic window:
- the LOC123110246 gene encoding NADH-ubiquinone oxidoreductase chain 1-like, which yields MAFVQRRKGPDVVGSFGLLQPLADGLKLILKEPISPSSANFSLFRMAPVATFMLSLVAWAVVPFDYGMVLSDPNIGLLYLFAISSLGVYGIIIAGWSSKTGGGRSVAYDIRTNWSKMGLCRRC from the coding sequence ATGGCTTTTGTGCAACGTCGAAAGGGTCCTGATGTAGTGGGATCGTTCGGATTGTTACAACCTCTAGCAGATGGTTTGAAATTGATTCTAAAAGAACCTATTTCACCAAGTAGTGCTAATTTCTCCCTTTTTAGAATGGCTCCAGTGGCTACATTTATGTTAAGTCTGGTCGCTTGGGCCGTTGTACCTTTTGATTATGGTATGGTATTGTCAGATCCGAACATAGGGCTACTTTATTTGTTTGCCATATCTTCGCTAGGTGTTTATGGAATAATTATAGCAGGTTGGTCTAGTAAGACGGGGGGCGGCCGTTCGGTCGCCTATGATATACGGACCAATTGGTCAAAAATGGGTTTGTGCCGCAGGTGTTGA